Proteins from a single region of Mycoplasma leachii PG50:
- the parE gene encoding DNA topoisomerase IV subunit B, translating into MAENKKYDESAIQVLEGLEAVRKRPGMYIGSTDNKGLHHLVWEIVDNAIDEALAGYCTQIDVTLEKDNSITISDNGRGIPTGMHKTGKSTPEVIFSILHAGGKFDSTAYKSSGGLHGVGSSVTNALSKRFKATIYRDKKIHEIEFKNGGKLEKPLTFIANTYKTGTTINFLPDDSIFSNTKFNFSLISERLKESALLNSGLKITLSDLISNRYVEYQFEDGLVEFIKELVDDKKVITDIITINNESKNIIAEIALQYTEDDNEIILGFANNVKTSDGGTHLVGFKSGLIRAINDYAKEQKILKDKAKLDSNDLREGLVAIVTVKIPENLIEYEGQTKSKLGTSDAKTVVEQIVYEFMSYWLIENKVLANKIIENALNAQKARIAAKQARQAIKSVKGKKNINKLMLGKLTPAQGKKREINELYLVEGDSAGGSAKSGRDRNFQAILPLRGKVINSEKAKLVDLLKNEEIQSIINAIGTGVGKDFDISDINYGKIIIMTDADTDGAHIQTLLLTFFYRHMKDLIVHKKVYIALPPLYKITFNDKSFIYLWDEEELNEFNKTNTKKYEIQRYKGLGEMNADQLWQTTMDPKNRKIIQVTITDGLLAERMFKTLMGDDVEKRKLWIQENVKFTLEDDQIKIIEMEK; encoded by the coding sequence ATGGCTGAAAATAAAAAATATGATGAATCAGCGATTCAAGTTTTAGAAGGACTAGAAGCAGTTAGAAAAAGACCTGGAATGTATATTGGATCAACTGATAATAAAGGATTACATCATTTAGTATGAGAAATAGTAGATAATGCCATTGATGAAGCTTTAGCTGGATATTGTACTCAAATTGATGTTACTTTAGAAAAAGATAACTCTATTACAATTAGTGATAATGGAAGAGGGATTCCAACTGGTATGCATAAAACTGGAAAATCAACTCCTGAAGTTATTTTTTCTATTTTACATGCTGGTGGTAAGTTTGATAGTACTGCTTATAAGTCAAGTGGTGGACTACATGGAGTTGGATCAAGTGTAACTAATGCTTTATCTAAAAGATTTAAAGCAACAATTTATCGTGATAAAAAAATTCATGAAATTGAATTTAAAAATGGTGGTAAATTAGAAAAACCATTAACTTTTATAGCAAATACTTATAAAACTGGAACAACTATTAATTTCCTACCAGATGATAGTATTTTTAGTAATACTAAATTTAATTTCTCACTAATTAGTGAAAGATTAAAAGAATCAGCCTTATTGAACTCAGGATTAAAAATTACTTTATCAGATTTAATTTCAAATAGATATGTTGAATATCAATTTGAAGATGGATTAGTTGAATTTATAAAAGAACTAGTTGATGATAAAAAAGTAATTACAGATATTATTACTATTAATAATGAAAGTAAAAATATTATTGCTGAAATTGCTTTACAATATACTGAAGATGATAATGAAATTATTTTAGGTTTTGCAAATAATGTTAAAACTAGTGATGGAGGAACTCATTTAGTTGGTTTTAAATCAGGTTTAATTAGAGCAATTAATGATTATGCAAAAGAACAAAAAATTTTAAAAGATAAAGCTAAATTAGATTCAAACGATTTAAGAGAAGGTTTAGTTGCTATTGTTACAGTTAAAATTCCTGAAAATCTAATTGAATATGAAGGGCAAACAAAATCAAAACTAGGAACTTCTGATGCAAAAACAGTTGTTGAACAAATTGTTTATGAGTTTATGAGTTATTGATTAATTGAAAATAAAGTTTTAGCAAATAAAATTATTGAAAATGCATTAAATGCTCAAAAAGCAAGAATAGCAGCAAAACAAGCAAGACAAGCAATTAAAAGTGTTAAAGGCAAAAAAAACATTAATAAATTAATGTTAGGAAAACTAACACCAGCTCAAGGTAAAAAAAGAGAAATAAATGAATTATATTTAGTTGAAGGAGATTCAGCTGGTGGTAGTGCTAAATCTGGAAGAGATCGTAATTTTCAAGCAATTTTACCTTTAAGAGGAAAAGTTATTAATTCAGAAAAAGCTAAATTAGTTGATTTATTAAAAAATGAAGAAATTCAGTCAATTATTAATGCGATTGGAACTGGTGTTGGAAAAGATTTTGATATTTCTGATATTAATTATGGGAAAATCATTATTATGACTGATGCTGATACTGATGGAGCACATATTCAAACTTTATTATTAACTTTTTTTTACAGACATATGAAAGATTTGATTGTTCATAAAAAAGTTTATATTGCTTTACCACCTTTATATAAAATTACTTTTAATGATAAAAGTTTTATTTATTTATGAGATGAAGAAGAATTAAATGAATTTAATAAAACTAATACTAAAAAATATGAGATTCAGCGTTACAAAGGATTAGGAGAAATGAATGCTGATCAATTATGACAAACAACAATGGATCCTAAAAATAGAAAAATTATTCAAGTAACAATAACTGATGGTTTATTAGCTGAAAGAATGTTTAAAACATTAATGGGTGATGATGTTGAAAAACGTAAATTATGAATTCAAGAAAATGTTAAATTTACTTTAGAAGATGATCAAATAAAAATTATAGAAATGGAAAAATAA
- a CDS encoding PTS mannitol transporter subunit IICB, translating into MELKKKIGVFKTKADIDSSLVQNAKFSKNKVKKHIQKIGSFMAGMIMPTVSILIAWGLITAMFLGKYVDGKWVAIGWFNFEAFGQLVGPIMKWLIPILIAYTAGNMIYQKRGGMLAGFLIVCAIIGNDFLYKTVMKDWTFGSNGTTVSQTTPPNQIVGAMIISPLLVFIVKKIELIYVNRVRPGYEMLVKNFSLAGLAIIFGLSIFWIWPFIMYGISYVMIAIINLFTKLPWIFPFMAIFTEPLRAVFLNNALNWGVLIPIGLKEVETTGFSAFFMVGGNPGPGFGLLIAYVIWRKQQRAAAAGASVIQLIGGIHEVHYAYILSEPIMVLATISGAFTSLSIVKIFGGGAVAAISPGSLISVIAMSVTVKRIIVNIIAVFLGAIVSFIIASIIMLIKKKHNNVVMNVQVGDFGVKFSNQEQKQNTQFDWTKVKTIVVACDAGVGSSAMAAGILKKWVKDNQIQVNVSNCAVKDLTNDIDVIITMNNFVEFAKEKSPNAYVFGVDKFLGQNIYDPIRKELLKNKKSDNNDKK; encoded by the coding sequence ATGGAATTAAAAAAGAAAATAGGTGTTTTTAAAACAAAAGCAGATATTGATAGTTCTTTAGTACAAAATGCTAAATTTTCTAAAAATAAAGTTAAAAAACATATCCAAAAAATTGGAAGTTTTATGGCTGGGATGATTATGCCAACTGTAAGTATTTTAATTGCTTGAGGTTTAATTACAGCTATGTTTTTAGGAAAATATGTAGATGGTAAGTGAGTTGCTATTGGTTGATTTAATTTTGAAGCTTTTGGTCAATTAGTAGGTCCTATTATGAAATGATTAATACCCATTTTAATTGCTTATACAGCTGGTAATATGATTTATCAAAAACGCGGTGGCATGTTAGCTGGTTTTTTAATAGTTTGTGCAATTATAGGAAATGATTTTTTATATAAGACTGTAATGAAAGATTGAACTTTTGGTTCTAATGGAACAACTGTAAGTCAAACTACTCCACCAAATCAAATAGTTGGAGCGATGATTATTTCACCTCTATTAGTTTTTATTGTTAAAAAAATTGAATTGATATATGTTAATCGTGTTAGACCTGGTTATGAAATGTTAGTAAAAAACTTTTCTTTGGCAGGATTAGCTATTATATTTGGGTTAAGTATATTTTGAATTTGGCCATTTATAATGTATGGTATTAGTTATGTAATGATTGCAATTATTAATTTATTTACAAAATTACCTTGAATTTTTCCATTTATGGCAATTTTTACTGAACCATTAAGAGCGGTATTTTTAAATAATGCTTTAAATTGAGGAGTATTAATTCCAATTGGGTTAAAAGAAGTTGAAACAACTGGATTTAGTGCATTTTTTATGGTTGGTGGTAATCCTGGTCCTGGATTTGGGTTATTAATTGCTTATGTTATTTGAAGAAAACAACAAAGAGCAGCTGCTGCTGGTGCTAGTGTTATTCAATTAATTGGTGGAATTCATGAAGTTCATTATGCTTATATTTTAAGTGAACCAATAATGGTACTAGCTACAATTAGTGGAGCCTTTACAAGTTTATCTATTGTTAAAATATTTGGTGGTGGAGCTGTTGCTGCAATTTCTCCTGGTAGTTTAATTTCAGTTATTGCTATGAGTGTTACAGTTAAAAGAATTATTGTTAATATAATAGCTGTATTTTTAGGAGCAATTGTTTCATTTATTATTGCTTCAATAATTATGTTAATTAAGAAAAAACATAATAATGTAGTTATGAATGTTCAAGTAGGAGATTTTGGAGTTAAGTTTTCAAATCAAGAACAAAAACAAAATACTCAATTTGATTGAACTAAAGTAAAAACAATTGTTGTTGCTTGTGATGCTGGGGTCGGTTCAAGTGCAATGGCTGCTGGAATTTTAAAAAAATGAGTTAAAGATAATCAAATTCAAGTAAATGTTTCAAATTGTGCTGTTAAAGACTTGACAAATGATATAGATGTAATTATTACAATGAATAATTTTGTTGAATTTGCTAAAGAAAAGTCGCCTAATGCTTATGTTTTTGGAGTAGATAAATTTCTAGGTCAAAATATTTATGATCCAATAAGAAAAGAATTATTAAAAAATAAAAAGAGTGATAA
- the parC gene encoding DNA topoisomerase IV subunit A, which produces MSDKSKIILYPLEELLGNRFSRYAKYIIQERALPDVRDGLKPVQRRILYAMNQLNLTFDKPFKKSARVVGEVIGKYHPHGDSSIYDAMVRMSQWWKVNIPLVDMQGNNGSIDGDSAAAMRYTEARLTKISNLLLEDLEKNTVVFAPNFDDSENEPTVLPSYFPNILVNGATGIAAGYATNMPPHNLSEIIDATINIIKNPNITIDQILKIVKGPDFPTGAVIQNKQGIREAFLTGKGKVIISSKWHQEKNNIVIDEIPYEVVKQDLVKKIGDVIDNNPNLGIKEIRDETDRKGLRIVIELNEKANLETVRKFLFKSTWLSVSYNYNNIIIVDKQPKQLGLIDIIKAYISHYKEVFIKRTQFNLNKANLRLEIVNGLIKTLSILDEIIKVIRKSENRLDAINNLVITFKFTTNQATAIVDMRLYRLTSTDVNKLLLEKTELIEKIKKYQEILNNSLVLDNEIISRLEEVKKQFGIKRKSQVEDLVEDLDVDQKEVIIEKEINLWISKDGYIKVIDNNILNKNELSSFGKKPNDMWISQGVCSNLDHLILISDQANYYSIPLYKISSSKWKDQGVHINSVATTQPNETIINALVIKEFINSTQHLLLVSKNGLIKRTQISDLETKIFNKSFKIMKISDDDSLVYADLVSSKTSYCCIVTKNGYAVRYNIEDIPIQSTISKGVKAANLKDDYIISALSLQNNKDVLIFTNKNNYKRLDQNLIPIYIRPKKGIRILVEKKKNKEQVIFGFAINDQMSISILDTNDQITDINVSDLKHTNLEQNSISTNIDEISYISIKQLIRSIAFDQPALANNFNDQNTNDQIETKPKFNKLVSERIVVSRDTKNKAISNANQVHGSDLSSYLDDISSLLSKVSQNKKDKKTKQLDFEDYFSDDDQNQDDN; this is translated from the coding sequence ATGTCAGATAAATCAAAAATTATTTTATATCCATTAGAAGAATTGCTAGGTAATAGATTTAGTAGATATGCAAAATATATTATCCAAGAAAGAGCTTTACCTGATGTTAGAGATGGATTAAAACCTGTTCAACGTCGTATTTTATATGCGATGAACCAATTAAATTTAACATTTGATAAACCTTTTAAAAAATCAGCAAGAGTAGTTGGAGAAGTAATTGGTAAATATCACCCACATGGAGATAGTTCTATATATGATGCAATGGTTAGAATGTCTCAGTGATGAAAAGTTAATATTCCACTAGTTGATATGCAAGGAAATAACGGTTCAATTGATGGAGATAGCGCTGCTGCTATGCGTTATACAGAAGCTAGACTTACTAAAATTTCTAATCTTTTATTAGAAGATTTAGAAAAAAATACTGTTGTTTTTGCTCCAAATTTTGATGATAGTGAAAATGAACCAACAGTTTTACCTAGTTATTTTCCAAATATTTTAGTAAATGGAGCTACTGGAATTGCTGCGGGTTATGCAACAAATATGCCCCCACATAATCTAAGTGAAATTATTGATGCGACTATTAATATAATTAAAAATCCAAATATTACTATTGATCAAATTTTAAAAATAGTTAAAGGCCCTGATTTTCCAACTGGAGCTGTTATTCAAAATAAACAAGGAATAAGAGAAGCTTTTTTAACAGGTAAAGGAAAAGTAATTATTAGTAGTAAATGGCATCAAGAAAAAAACAATATTGTAATTGATGAAATTCCATATGAAGTAGTTAAACAAGATCTTGTTAAAAAAATTGGTGATGTTATTGATAATAATCCTAATCTAGGAATTAAAGAAATTAGAGATGAAACTGATAGAAAAGGTTTAAGAATTGTTATTGAATTAAATGAAAAAGCTAACTTAGAAACTGTTAGAAAATTTTTATTTAAATCAACTTGACTAAGTGTTTCATATAACTATAACAATATTATTATTGTTGATAAACAACCAAAACAATTGGGTTTAATTGATATTATTAAAGCTTATATTTCTCATTATAAAGAAGTATTTATTAAAAGAACTCAATTTAATTTAAATAAAGCAAATCTAAGATTAGAAATAGTTAATGGTTTAATTAAAACTTTATCAATATTAGATGAAATTATTAAAGTAATTAGAAAATCAGAAAATAGATTAGATGCAATTAATAATTTAGTTATAACTTTTAAATTTACAACAAATCAAGCAACAGCTATTGTTGATATGAGATTATACCGCTTGACTTCAACTGATGTTAATAAATTATTATTAGAAAAAACTGAACTAATAGAAAAAATTAAAAAATATCAAGAAATTTTAAATAATAGTTTAGTTTTAGATAATGAGATCATTTCAAGATTAGAAGAAGTTAAAAAGCAATTTGGTATAAAAAGAAAATCTCAAGTTGAAGATTTAGTTGAAGATTTAGATGTTGATCAAAAAGAAGTAATTATCGAAAAAGAAATTAATTTATGAATTTCAAAAGATGGTTATATTAAAGTTATTGATAATAATATTTTAAATAAAAATGAATTAAGTTCTTTTGGTAAAAAACCAAATGATATGTGAATTAGTCAAGGAGTTTGTTCAAATTTAGATCATTTGATTTTAATTTCAGATCAAGCAAATTATTATTCAATTCCTTTATATAAAATCTCAAGTAGTAAATGAAAAGATCAAGGTGTGCATATAAATAGTGTAGCAACTACTCAACCAAATGAAACTATTATTAATGCTTTAGTAATTAAAGAATTTATAAATTCTACTCAACACTTATTATTAGTTAGCAAAAATGGGTTAATTAAAAGAACTCAAATTTCAGATCTAGAGACTAAAATTTTTAACAAATCATTTAAGATTATGAAAATTAGTGATGATGATAGTTTAGTTTATGCAGATCTAGTTAGTTCTAAAACTTCATATTGTTGTATTGTTACAAAAAATGGATATGCTGTTAGATATAATATTGAAGATATCCCAATCCAATCAACTATTTCAAAAGGAGTTAAAGCTGCTAATTTAAAAGATGATTATATAATTAGTGCTTTAAGTTTACAAAATAATAAAGATGTTTTAATTTTTACAAATAAAAATAATTACAAAAGACTAGATCAAAATTTAATTCCAATTTATATTAGACCAAAAAAAGGAATTAGAATTTTAGTTGAAAAAAAGAAAAACAAAGAACAAGTAATATTTGGTTTTGCAATTAATGATCAAATGAGTATTAGTATTTTAGATACAAATGACCAAATCACTGATATTAATGTAAGTGATTTAAAACATACTAATTTAGAACAAAACAGTATTTCTACAAATATTGATGAAATTTCATATATTTCTATTAAACAATTAATAAGATCAATTGCTTTTGATCAACCTGCTTTAGCAAATAATTTTAATGATCAAAATACAAATGATCAAATAGAAACTAAACCAAAGTTTAATAAATTAGTAAGTGAACGTATTGTTGTTTCAAGAGATACTAAAAATAAAGCTATAAGTAATGCAAACCAAGTTCACGGATCTGATTTAAGTTCTTATTTAGATGATATTTCCTCACTTTTATCTAAAGTTAGTCAAAATAAAAAAGATAAAAAAACTAAACAATTAGATTTTGAAGATTATTTTAGTGATGATGATCAAAATCAAGATGATAATTAA